Sequence from the Candidatus Aminicenantes bacterium genome:
CCGCATGGGTTCATACCCTTGCGAGATGCCGGGAGTGTATTGGTTCGATGAAGGTTTTATCGCCGACTATATAAAAAGCACCTATGATGTGGCCAAGTTGGAAGGGCATCTTGCCCGATACTATTACGAGACGTCCGGATGGGAGGAACATCTGCAAAAAGCCGCCGGAGCTGCAAAGCTGGAGCAGTTAAAAAAAATCGCCCGCCACGAAGAAAAACCGCCGCAGGCAAAAGACATTTGGAACAAGTAGCATGGCCAACGAAAAATACACCTTGACCGACCTGATGATCATTGCCGCCGCCAAAGAGCTTCCCGACGGAGAAGCCGTTCTGGTGGGAACGGGCTTCGCCCAAAAAACGCATGCTCCCAGGCTGCTCCTGTGCTTTGAGGCGGGCGGAATCGGACCGGAGAAGGTCCCCCGTTTGCCGTTGACCGTCGGCGAGGGAATCACTGCCGAAAGGGCGGTCGAGGCTGCCTCGATGATCGGCATCATGTCCATGGCGGCGAGGGGGGTGGTCAAATACGGTTTTCTGGGCGGAGCCCAGATCGACATGTACGGGAACCTGAACAGAACGGTCATCGGCTTGTATGCGAACCCGAAAATGCGCTTTCCCGGTTCGGGCGGTGCCAATGACATCGGCTCGTTGTGCAC
This genomic interval carries:
- a CDS encoding 3-oxoacid CoA-transferase, with protein sequence MANEKYTLTDLMIIAAAKELPDGEAVLVGTGFAQKTHAPRLLLCFEAGGIGPEKVPRLPLTVGEGITAERAVEAASMIGIMSMAARGVVKYGFLGGAQIDMYGNLNRTVIGLYANPKMRFPGSGGANDIGSLCTHTLIIIKHEKRRFIPKIDFVTTPGYLSGGNAREL